In Blastocatellia bacterium, the genomic window TCATCTAAAAATCTATGATTCCTCAGGAATACATTCGCGTCGCCTGTCGTATAAAATACCAAACGGACCTCTTGGAGATGCTGATCACGGATTAGAAAGTTGCGGATAGCTTCTGATGCCACCGCGGCAGCCGCTTCACGCGGATAGCCATAGGCTCCGGTCGAAATAGACGGGAAAGCTATGGTTTTGAGACCATGTTGGACGGCCAGCGCAAGGCCATTTTGATAGCAGGCCGCCAACAACTCCGCCTCTTTCCCTCCATGCTTTCCCATTATGGGGCCGACGGTGTGAATCACATGGCGGGCTTTGAGATGGCCACCCGTGGTTATCACCGCTTCTCCCGTAGGCAAACCCTGGGGGAACCGTGTGCGCCGGATATCTTTACATTCTTCAAGTATCCGCGGCCCGCCGGCATGGTGAATCGCCCCGTCAACGCCGCCGCCGCCGAACAAGGTAGAGTTGGCGGCATTCACGATCACATCAACCTGCTGTTCTGTAATATTGCCGACAAAGAGGGTCACTCGACCGCGCAAAAAGGCTTTCATATTCTCAGAACTATTCATCACCCAGCACCTCCATCATGAGACGCCTATCGCCCCGCCTTACCGGGCGCGCGAGCGGCACTGAAAGAAAGCATGAGTAATTCGCTGCGCGCCCAGATGCACAACCTCCCCAATAGTATAATCGAGGAGCTTATAGAAAGTGTTGACGCTGTTCTAGTACAAGGTGCTGTCCGAAGTGGGTAGAACGACCTGGGCCATACTTTTCCCAAACGGGTGAGCTTGCGAAACCACCAAGTTTCAGTTATTCATGCAAGAACGCACGAGAGAAGTGAAGCAGAAACGCACCGACGCAACCGTAGAATGCCTTCACCGCAACTCTTTCATCTTTGCGCAAGGTCAGTGGAATGAATAACCCGCTCATCAGGAGGAGCCTCATTATGCGAATTCGCAACATCACAATAAGCCTGGCGCTGGTCATCGCGCTCGCGGCAGTCGGCGCGGCGCAGAACCGCGGCAAGCTGACGCTCGATCTCTACCTCGATTGGGAGAGCGTTGCCGCGCCGCAGCTCTCGCCCGACGGCTCGCAGATCGTCTTCACGCGGCGCTGGACAGACAAGGTCAATGACAAGTACGAAAGCGATGTCTGGATCATGAACGCCGACGGCTCGCGGCAGCGCTTTCTGGTCAAAGGCTCGTCGCCGCAGTGGTCGCCCGATGGCCGGCGCATCGCTTACGTCGCGCCGGGGCAACCCGCCGGCGCGCAAGTCTTCGTCAAGTGGATGGACAGCGGCGAAGAGACACAGTTGACGCATCTCGAACGCGCGCCGTCGAACCTCGAATGGTCGCCCGATGGCCACCGCATCGCTTTTACCATGAACGTGCCGTCGCGGCAGGAATTCACCGTCCGCATGCCGCAGCGACCGGCGGGCGCAAAGTGGGTTGACCCGCCGCGCGTCATTGACCGCCTCGACTATCGCGCCGACACCGTCGGCATGCGGCCCGAAGGCTTCACGCACATCTTTGTCATTCCCGACACCGGCGGCACGCCGCGCCAGTTGACCGACGGGAATTTCAATCACGGCGCGCCCGAATGGACGCCGGATTCACAACATCTCGTCTTCAGCGGCCTGCGCAAGGCTGAAGCTGAATACGCGTGGCGCGAGTCGGAGATTTATTCGCTGGCGCTCGCCGATGGCCGCATCACGCAGCTGACCGACCGGCGCGGCCCGGATTCAGGCCCGGCTGTCTCGCCCGATGGCCGCTTGATCGCGTACACGGGCTACGACAACACCGACGACACTTATATCGTCTCGAAGCTCTACGTGATGGACATGAACGGCAAGAACCGCCGCGTGCTCACCGAAGGCTTCGACCGCTCGCCCGCCAGGCCGATCTGGGCCAATGATGGCGGCGGCATCTATTTCACCAGTGAAGATCGCGGCTCGGACAATCTCTATTTCGTGGCGCTGCGCGGCGGCGCGCCGCAAGCCGTGACGCAAGGCGTGCAGCAACTGCAAGTGACCTCGATTACGAAAAATGGGATGGTGGCGGGCGTGCTGTCAAACCCGACCGAGCCGGGCGACGTCGTCGCCTTCAGCCTCAAGAGCCCGACACCCCGTAAGCTGACGGACGTGAACGGCGACCTGCTCGAAGGCCGCAAGCTCGGCGCGCAGGAAGAGATCTGGTACGACTCCGTTGGCGGCAAGAAGGTGCAGGGCTGGATCGTCAAGCCGCCCGACTTCGACCCGTCGAAGAAGTACCCGCTGATGCTCTACATTCACGGCGGGCCGCACGGGATGTATGGCGTCGGCTTCAACTTCGAGTTTCAGAATCACGCCGCCGAAGGCTACGTCGTGTTGTACACCAACCCGCGCGGCTCGACGGGGTACGGCCAGGAGTTCGGCAACGCCATCAAGTTCAACTATCCCGGCGAAGACTATGACGACTTGATGAACGGCGTTGACGCAGTGATCAAGAAAGGCTACATAGACGAGCGCAATCTCTTCGTCT contains:
- a CDS encoding S9 family peptidase, whose protein sequence is MRIRNITISLALVIALAAVGAAQNRGKLTLDLYLDWESVAAPQLSPDGSQIVFTRRWTDKVNDKYESDVWIMNADGSRQRFLVKGSSPQWSPDGRRIAYVAPGQPAGAQVFVKWMDSGEETQLTHLERAPSNLEWSPDGHRIAFTMNVPSRQEFTVRMPQRPAGAKWVDPPRVIDRLDYRADTVGMRPEGFTHIFVIPDTGGTPRQLTDGNFNHGAPEWTPDSQHLVFSGLRKAEAEYAWRESEIYSLALADGRITQLTDRRGPDSGPAVSPDGRLIAYTGYDNTDDTYIVSKLYVMDMNGKNRRVLTEGFDRSPARPIWANDGGGIYFTSEDRGSDNLYFVALRGGAPQAVTQGVQQLQVTSITKNGMVAGVLSNPTEPGDVVAFSLKSPTPRKLTDVNGDLLEGRKLGAQEEIWYDSVGGKKVQGWIVKPPDFDPSKKYPLMLYIHGGPHGMYGVGFNFEFQNHAAEGYVVLYTNPRGSTGYGQEFGNAIKFNYPGEDYDDLMNGVDAVIKKGYIDERNLFVCGGSGGGVLTSWIVGHTNRFAAAVVMKPVVNWYSFVGTTDSADWYYNFKKLPWEDPSEHLRRSPITYVGNVKTPTMLMTGELDLRTPMEQTEQYYRALKLRKVDTLMVRIQDEYHPYNATPRHPSNRLSQILYLRGWFEKYRKKE
- a CDS encoding O-acetyl-ADP-ribose deacetylase, with the protein product MNSSENMKAFLRGRVTLFVGNITEQQVDVIVNAANSTLFGGGGVDGAIHHAGGPRILEECKDIRRTRFPQGLPTGEAVITTGGHLKARHVIHTVGPIMGKHGGKEAELLAACYQNGLALAVQHGLKTIAFPSISTGAYGYPREAAAAVASEAIRNFLIRDQHLQEVRLVFYTTGDANVFLRNHRFLDDR